From Micromonospora nigra, one genomic window encodes:
- a CDS encoding acyl carrier protein, whose protein sequence is MPTHRRHIAELVSQATEGVVGVEDALAGESLVVLGVDSLGLLRLVDAIEQTYGVEIDLYGAVGLDTVDDIAAAVARAAEVDPADA, encoded by the coding sequence ATGCCGACGCACCGGCGGCACATCGCCGAACTGGTCAGCCAGGCGACCGAGGGCGTCGTCGGGGTCGAGGACGCCCTCGCCGGGGAGTCCCTCGTGGTGCTCGGCGTCGACTCGCTGGGCCTGCTGCGCCTGGTCGACGCGATCGAGCAGACGTACGGCGTCGAGATCGACCTGTACGGCGCGGTCGGGTTGGACACGGTGGACGACATCGCCGCCGCCGTGGCCCGCGCGGCCGAGGTGGACCCGGCCGACGCGTGA
- a CDS encoding non-ribosomal peptide synthetase, whose amino-acid sequence MGTAEATYAQHAVWFTEQAGAAGTAYHMAVGIRFGAGLDRRALAAACTAVVARHRLLGARVVTDDDGTPRLAPAAQRPALTSGALTDERVAAEMARPHDLHDGPLARFVLLSAADDRHLLLATAHHLVFDGMSKDVLVRDLAAAYGQAVAGLPADLPPLPEPGHAAAERDRVAGELPAARAHWRARPPAPADVVLPGLHETPTRAEPGLSVDLDLPADLVAGVDRAARELGVTRFELLLCAVHALLHRYGNRDAAVGVTLSTRTPDQGDLVGLFVNELPVRVAPPTGTLREYAHAARRELRALNRFRSVPLSHAVSGLRPAPAIAPVSVGYRRRGAEPTFAGVSSEVDWTVFCGAARNALHVQVVDAPTGLTVSLQHSPRALDADSVARIGSHLCTLLAAAVADPDADVVDLPVLPADEQDRVRRAGHGPERTYPFDGGVPGLITARVRADPAAVAVVDGDRTLTYADLDAAGARLADLLRERGVAPGARVAVALDRSWQAVVTLLAVLRCRAAYVPVDPQHPAARQDLVLADADPALVVATPAVAARLGGTWPVLDPTDLADRTDVPGRTDVPGPTDLSDRTGPGSPVDAAGSSADTPPAAPGDVAYVLYTSGSTGRPKGVAVRHDSLVNLLCALRDLLDSHPGHRWLHLTSLAFDISGVELWLPLVTGGRVVVASGVSALDGAGILRLVRDTGVTHAQATPSGWRVLLEAGLGAGPSGPAPLVAVTGGEALPVALARELRARVGRLLNGYGPTEATIYATMAEIPPDPDEVSIGRPLANVRANVLDNRLRPVPVGVPGELCLAGAGLATGYLNTPELTDERFLPDPSGRAAGRIYRTGDRARWLPDGRIEFLGRSDDQVKIRGHRIEPGEVAARLLEHPAVADALVAGVDDGDADGTRLVAWVAARAAATPAELRQHLSLTLPPVMVPADWVFLDRLPIGPNGKVDRSALPPPAPRADQPPPRADQPPLHADQPPPHADQPLEPAATEPDPLVEQLRLIWQEVLKVPDIGVHEDLFDLGGHSLTVTRISGRIQQRLGVEVPLDAFFDTPTIAEIAELVRRAGKES is encoded by the coding sequence GTGGGCACCGCCGAGGCCACCTACGCGCAGCACGCCGTCTGGTTCACCGAGCAGGCCGGGGCCGCCGGCACCGCGTACCACATGGCGGTCGGCATCCGGTTCGGCGCCGGACTGGACCGGCGCGCCCTGGCCGCGGCCTGCACGGCGGTGGTCGCCCGGCACCGCCTCCTCGGTGCCCGGGTGGTCACCGACGACGACGGCACGCCCCGGCTGGCCCCGGCGGCGCAACGGCCGGCCCTGACCTCCGGCGCGCTGACCGACGAGCGGGTCGCCGCCGAGATGGCCCGCCCCCACGACCTGCACGACGGCCCGCTGGCACGGTTCGTCCTGCTCAGCGCCGCCGACGACCGGCACCTGCTGCTGGCCACCGCCCACCACCTCGTCTTCGACGGCATGTCCAAGGACGTGCTCGTGCGCGACCTCGCCGCGGCCTACGGGCAGGCGGTCGCCGGGCTGCCGGCGGACCTGCCACCGCTGCCCGAACCGGGGCACGCCGCCGCCGAACGGGACCGGGTCGCCGGGGAACTGCCGGCCGCCCGGGCCCACTGGCGGGCCCGGCCACCGGCCCCCGCCGACGTGGTGCTGCCGGGGCTGCACGAGACGCCCACGCGGGCCGAGCCGGGGCTGAGCGTCGACCTGGACCTGCCCGCCGACCTCGTGGCCGGCGTCGACCGGGCGGCACGGGAGCTCGGGGTGACCCGGTTCGAACTGCTGCTGTGCGCGGTGCACGCGCTGCTGCACCGGTACGGCAACCGGGACGCGGCGGTGGGGGTGACGCTGTCCACCCGCACCCCCGACCAGGGCGACCTCGTCGGGCTGTTCGTCAACGAACTGCCCGTCCGGGTCGCGCCGCCCACCGGCACGCTCCGCGAGTACGCCCACGCGGCCCGGCGGGAACTGCGGGCGCTCAACCGGTTCCGGTCGGTGCCGCTGAGCCACGCCGTGTCGGGGCTGCGCCCGGCACCCGCGATCGCCCCCGTCTCCGTCGGCTACCGCCGGCGCGGCGCGGAACCCACCTTCGCCGGAGTGTCCAGCGAGGTCGACTGGACGGTGTTCTGCGGCGCGGCCCGCAACGCGCTGCACGTCCAGGTGGTCGATGCCCCCACCGGGCTCACCGTGAGCCTCCAGCACAGCCCCCGTGCCCTCGACGCCGACTCGGTGGCCCGGATCGGCAGCCACCTGTGCACCCTGCTGGCCGCCGCGGTCGCCGACCCGGACGCGGACGTGGTGGATCTGCCGGTGCTGCCGGCCGACGAGCAGGACCGGGTGCGGCGGGCGGGGCACGGTCCCGAGCGGACGTACCCGTTCGACGGCGGCGTGCCGGGGCTGATCACCGCCCGCGTGCGCGCCGATCCGGCGGCCGTGGCCGTGGTCGACGGCGACCGGACGCTGACCTACGCCGACCTCGACGCGGCCGGGGCGCGGCTGGCCGACCTGCTGCGTGAGCGCGGTGTCGCCCCGGGCGCCCGGGTCGCGGTCGCCCTCGACCGGTCCTGGCAGGCGGTGGTGACGCTGCTGGCGGTGCTGCGGTGCCGGGCCGCTTACGTGCCGGTCGACCCGCAGCACCCGGCGGCCCGGCAGGATCTGGTGCTGGCCGACGCCGATCCGGCGCTGGTCGTGGCCACCCCGGCCGTCGCCGCCCGGCTCGGCGGGACCTGGCCCGTGCTCGACCCGACCGATCTGGCCGACCGCACCGACGTGCCCGGCCGCACGGACGTACCCGGCCCCACCGACCTGTCCGACCGCACCGGTCCGGGGTCGCCCGTCGACGCGGCCGGCTCGTCCGCCGACACACCGCCCGCCGCGCCGGGCGACGTCGCCTACGTGCTCTACACCTCCGGGTCGACCGGGCGACCCAAGGGCGTCGCGGTACGCCACGACTCGCTGGTGAACCTGCTGTGCGCGCTGCGCGACCTGCTGGACTCCCACCCCGGGCACCGGTGGCTGCACCTGACCTCCCTGGCGTTCGACATCTCCGGCGTGGAGCTGTGGCTGCCGCTGGTCACCGGTGGCCGGGTGGTCGTCGCCTCGGGGGTGAGCGCGCTGGACGGCGCCGGGATCCTGCGGCTGGTCCGCGACACCGGCGTGACCCACGCGCAGGCCACCCCGTCGGGGTGGCGGGTGCTGCTGGAGGCCGGGCTCGGCGCCGGGCCGTCGGGCCCCGCGCCGCTGGTCGCGGTGACCGGCGGAGAGGCGCTGCCCGTCGCCCTGGCCCGCGAGCTGCGGGCCCGCGTCGGCCGGCTGCTCAACGGGTACGGCCCGACCGAGGCGACGATCTACGCCACCATGGCGGAGATCCCGCCCGATCCGGACGAGGTGAGCATCGGACGGCCACTGGCCAACGTGCGGGCCAACGTGCTCGACAACCGGCTGCGGCCGGTGCCGGTGGGCGTACCCGGGGAGCTGTGCCTGGCCGGGGCCGGTCTGGCGACCGGATACCTGAACACGCCCGAGCTGACCGACGAGCGGTTCCTGCCCGACCCGTCCGGCCGGGCGGCCGGACGGATCTACCGCACCGGCGACCGGGCCCGGTGGCTGCCGGACGGCCGGATCGAGTTCCTCGGCCGCAGCGACGACCAGGTCAAGATCCGCGGTCACCGCATCGAGCCGGGAGAGGTGGCCGCGCGGCTGCTGGAACACCCGGCGGTCGCGGACGCCCTCGTCGCGGGCGTCGACGACGGCGACGCCGACGGGACGCGCCTGGTGGCCTGGGTGGCCGCCCGGGCGGCCGCCACGCCGGCGGAGCTGCGCCAGCACCTGTCGCTGACCCTGCCACCGGTCATGGTCCCAGCCGACTGGGTGTTCCTCGACCGGCTGCCGATCGGCCCGAACGGCAAGGTGGACCGGTCGGCGCTGCCACCGCCCGCACCCCGCGCCGACCAGCCGCCGCCCCGCGCGGACCAGCCGCCGCTCCACGCGGACCAGCCGCCGCCCCACGCGGACCAGCCGCTGGAGCCCGCCGCCACCGAGCCCGATCCCCTCGTCGAACAGTTGCGCCTCATCTGGCAGGAGGTGCTGAAGGTTCCCGACATCGGCGTGCACGAGGACCTGTTCGACCTCGGCGGCCACTCCCTGACCGTCACCCGGATCAGCGGCCGGATCCAGCAGCGGCTCGGCGTCGAGGTGCCGCTGGACGCGTTCTTCGACACCCCCACCATCGCCGAGATCGCCGAGCTCGTCCGCCGGGCCGGGAAGGAGTCCTGA
- a CDS encoding carboxylate-amine ligase, with translation MTDRPAVATTVPDLTTLTLGVEEEYLLLDATTGESLPVADRVLGGLSGTARNQSRQEFRHSMVEMVTPVCADLAEVREQLVALRRAAAGAAEAAGARLVAVGATPVVEPHRTVPDEPRYQAMSRRFGPVAHDPAVCGCHVHIGIPDRELAVQVCNHLRPWLPVVQAVTANSPLYDGRDTGHASWRSMQLERWPSIGPTPYFESVADYDRTVEELITAGVMLDAAMVYWYARPSAAYPTVEIRVGDVCPTVDDAVAVAGLVRALVATMVDDVRAGVLAPRFRDCLLSAAHWRAAHDGLDGTLIDLRSGRARPAWDVVDELFATVAPALVRHGDLDYVLGQLTRLRHEGNGAARQRRVMARTDGDVRAVLDHLAAQTVAT, from the coding sequence ATGACGGACCGACCGGCAGTCGCCACCACCGTGCCCGACCTGACGACCCTCACCCTCGGCGTCGAGGAGGAGTACCTGCTGCTGGACGCCACCACGGGGGAGAGCCTGCCCGTCGCCGACCGGGTGCTGGGCGGGCTGTCCGGAACCGCCCGGAACCAGAGTCGGCAGGAGTTCCGGCACAGCATGGTGGAAATGGTCACCCCGGTCTGCGCCGACCTGGCCGAGGTGCGCGAGCAGTTGGTGGCGCTGCGTCGCGCCGCCGCCGGGGCGGCCGAGGCGGCCGGCGCGCGGCTGGTGGCGGTGGGTGCCACCCCCGTTGTCGAGCCGCACCGGACGGTGCCGGACGAGCCTCGCTACCAGGCGATGTCGCGCCGGTTCGGCCCGGTCGCACACGACCCCGCCGTGTGCGGCTGCCACGTGCACATCGGGATTCCGGACCGCGAACTGGCCGTGCAGGTCTGCAACCACCTGCGGCCGTGGCTGCCGGTGGTGCAGGCCGTCACCGCGAACTCGCCACTGTACGACGGTCGCGACACCGGGCACGCCAGCTGGCGGTCGATGCAGCTGGAGCGTTGGCCCAGCATCGGGCCGACGCCGTACTTCGAGTCCGTCGCCGACTACGACCGCACCGTGGAGGAGCTGATCACCGCCGGCGTCATGCTCGACGCGGCGATGGTCTACTGGTACGCCCGCCCGTCGGCGGCGTACCCGACGGTGGAGATCCGCGTCGGTGACGTCTGCCCCACCGTGGACGACGCGGTGGCGGTCGCGGGGCTGGTGCGGGCGTTGGTCGCCACCATGGTCGACGACGTGCGCGCCGGGGTGCTGGCTCCCCGGTTCCGGGACTGCCTGCTCTCCGCCGCGCACTGGCGGGCCGCCCACGACGGCCTGGACGGCACTCTGATCGATCTGCGGTCCGGCAGGGCGCGCCCGGCGTGGGACGTGGTCGACGAGCTGTTCGCCACGGTGGCTCCCGCCCTGGTCCGCCACGGCGACCTGGACTACGTGCTGGGCCAGCTGACCCGGCTGCGCCACGAAGGCAACGGGGCGGCCCGGCAGCGCCGGGTGATGGCCCGCACCGACGGCGACGTCCGGGCGGTCCTGGACCACCTGGCCGCGCAGACCGTCGCGACCTGA